The Patescibacteria group bacterium genomic sequence TTGGCTGAAAATAAAGATAAGGGCAACCCCAAATCGAGCAAAAATTCCAAAGTGCCAAGCAAATCGCGGCTGTAAAAACCAGCCAAAACAAAATGGCCGGCCGAGGCCAAATGAAAGGCCGCTGCCACAGTATCAAGATCATTGACCTCGCCGATCATCACCACGTCGGCATCTTGGCGGCGAATGGCGTTGATCGCCACCCTCGAGCCAAAACCGACCGAAGGATTTAACCGGCTTTGATTGATCTCGGGCAAATCCGCGGCCACGTCTTGCTCCACCGTGGCAATATTCAGTTCTCTGTTTTTGAGAAAATTGATAAAGCTATACAGCGTAGCGGTGCGGCCGGAATTATAATCGCCGATCACCGCCACCAATCCCTTTTTGGCCGCCAAATTCTTTTTAACTTTCTCCAGAGCCGGTTCGTTCAGCCCCAGCCGGCCGAGGCTAAGGAGCTCGAATTTTTCTTTAAAAAGATTAACCACGATCTTTTCCCCGGCTACCGTCTGGTGAACGCCCAAGGAAAAAATTATTTTATAACCCAAATAATCTTTTTTAAATCTGCCGCTGGTTGGCGAATTATCCGTGGGATAATTCAGCCCGGCCATTTCTTTTACGCCAACTATAACCGCCGGCTCGATTTTTTTGGACAAGAGCAGCGTTTTTTTCAATTCGCCGCCGGCCCTAAAATTTATCGCCAAATTTTTGGTTGTTGGCTCGAAATAAATCTCATCGGCCTCGCAACCGATGGCAAAATTAAAAATCTTGTCGATCACCCGCAAAACTTTGATATCCAGGTCGATTGCCAATTGCTCTTTTAAATTTTGTTTTAGTGATAACATAAAAAATAATAACCAATATTTAATATCCAATATCCAAAAAATATTACAATATTTCAATATTAAAATATTGTTTTAATTATTGGTTATTTATTATTGGATATTTTCTTCTATTCCCTTCAATCCCTTGCTCGCCCGCAGTTCATCGATGGTTTTTTCCAACCCCTTATCCAAAGTAACGACCGGCAGCCAGCCCAGATCATTGGTGGCGATCGTGATGTCCGGCAGGCAAAGTTCGGTCATAAAAAAATGCGCCGGCTCATAAACGATCTTCGATTGCGAACCGATCCGGTCGATTATCTTTTGGACCAGATCAACGAGCTTAACATCGACGTCTGAGCCGATATTGAGCGGTCCGACCAGGTCGGTTTCCATTATTTTCAGCGCCGCGTCGATCACGTCGGAAACATAACAGAAAGAAGAGGTAAAAGTTTCATCGCCATAGATCACCAAATCCTTATTGTCCAAAGCGTTGCTCACGAAATCCGGGATCATCTGATTGTCGTTCAAGGGCATGCGCGGCCCGTAGGTGCGGAAGACGCGGATGATCTTGGCGTCGATGCCATGCGTCTCCCGATAAGTATGGATAAAAGTTTCCGCAAAACGCTTGCCTTCATCGTAGCAGGCGCGCTCGGAAAGAAAATTCACCGCCCCGATATCATCTTCTTTTATCTTCGGGTTGCCCTCGCGGCGCGGACCATAAACCACCGAGGAGGAAAAATGCAGCAGCTTGGCTTCGTATTTTTTAGCCAGATCCAAAACATTTTTCACCACGTAGGAATTGGCCAGCAGCGTCGCGTCGCGATTTTTTTGGAAATTCTTGGCCGAGTTCGGGCAGGCCAGATTGTAAATTTCCTGGATGCCCTGGAATTGGATCTTGAATTTTTGCAATGACTGCTCGTTTTCCAAATCGAGCGGCACGCTTAAATCATGGCGCAAAAAAGCGAAATCCGGTTCGGCGAAAAGATGGTCGATGTTTCGTTCCGAGCCGGTGGAAAAATTATCCAGGCAGATCACCTTGCAGGTCTTGATCAGTTCGTCGCAAAGATGCGAGCCGATAAAACCGGCGCCCCCGACGACCAGCACGTTCTTCTTTTCGAATATTGCATGCTTGCTCATAACGCATAACGCATAACGCGTAACGCTCTACGCGTAACTCGTAACGCGTAACTCGTAACGATTATTGCAAATAAATATTTAATTATTTTTTATATAATAATTTTTGCTTAATTGAATTTTTTCCATATGCCTTCCGATACGACAGCAATCTCATCGCCGTTAATTTTAATAGCCGAATTATCATCAATCGCATAAAATTCTTCAGGATATTCTTGCGCCAGCTCGGTAAGTTTTCCCATATTAACGTTAGGGAAATCCGGTGAATTCAAATGCGGCCTGATTAAAATATCTATATACCCCAAACCTTCGTTCTTATCAAATTCACTGGGCGCGTCGTAATACAATTTTTCCGAGGTGCTCAAATCTAAATTTTTGCAAACGACCATGCTGCCCGCGCTAATCCCCACATACACTCGAGTCTCTAGCATTTGAGGTAAAATTTCTTTCAGTCCGGATTTTTCGATCCAATGATTTAAATAAAAACTATTTCCCCCCTCGAACAGTAAAACATCAGCAGCCTCAAGCCTTGGCCGCCAAATATTCTGCGGCAGGGCGGAAATATCGACTATATCAATCAATTTGAATCCCTGTTTTTTACAATTAAAATAATCATCAATCATCCAGCCCTTGTCGCCTTTTTCCATATTCGCCGCCGTCGGGATAATCGCCAAATTAAGTTCAGCGAACGGTTTCTTTGCCAAATCCAAAAGCGCATCTGCAATTGATCTATTCGTTAAGCCTGCCGAAGTAAGCAGTAATTTCATATTTATATTATTTGAAAAAGTAGTGAAAATTTTTGATGATAATGCCAGTAATAGACCCTCCCCGTCCGCGAGGCGCGGCCACCCCTCCCGAGGAGGGGACAAAACTTTTTCGTTGCGCGCGTTACGCGTTATGAGTTATGAGTTATGCGCCATCAGACCCTCCCCGCCCTTCGCTTCGCTCCGGACACCTCCGCCTCGGCGAGCCTCAGCGAGATGGGCCTCCCAAGAGGGGAATTTTTTATTTTTTCTTTTTTAATTTTTAATTGATGCTGTCCCGACATTCACTCCGCCCGCAAAAGCCGGATCAAAAGCGTAATAGGATTGAAGAATGATGCCGCTCGGATCAAAGACCCGCACGTGCGGCCCGCCGCCCGCGCCGGCGCCGGTGATTATTTCCGCCAGGCTGTCGCCGTTGGTATCGCCGGAAGCAATGTTCACGCCGCCGTGCCAACTCCGGTCATAAGCGAAAAATTGGCCTTGCAATTTTCCCTTGCCGTCAAAAATCCTGATATGCGGTCCGCCGCCTTTTCCCGGGGCAGTTACGATTTCCTCCTGGTGATTAGCCGCGCCGCCATAAAGATCAGCCACGGTAACATTGACTCCGCCGTGAAAATTTTTATCGTAAGCTAAAAATTGGCTCTTAACAATTCCTTTGGCGCTGAAAATTTTAACTTGCGGCGGATAGCCCGAACCGGGACCGGTGACGATCTCGGTCTTTCCGTCGCCGTCAACATCGCCCGCGGCAATATTGACTCCGCCCAAAAACTTGGCGTCATAGGCGGTAAACTGATTTTTCAACCGGCCCTGATTGTCAAAAATTTTCACGTCAGACTTCAAACCGGAGCCAGCGGCAGTGATAATTTCGTCTTTGCCGTCGCCGTCAAAATCACCGGTCGCCACCTTGACGCCGCCGCGGTAATTCGCGGCATAGGCGTAAAATTGGCTTTTAAATTTTCCCTCGGTATTGAATATTTTTACCCGGCCGGCAACCCCCGAAGCCGGGCCGGCGATGATCTCGACTTTGTTGTCGCCATCGACGTCGCCCGATGCCAAATAAATTCCACCGCTGGGATTGGCATTGAATTTTTTGATCAACGTATTATCAGGCTGCACTTCTCTCACTTCGGCCGAATCCCCGGAGGCAGGAGCCAGAAGAAGCTTAACGCTTTGATTTTGTTTTTCCCGATCGGCCAAAGCCACGGCGCTAAGAGCATTGACCCGGCCGCGTCCCAGTTTTCCCTGATAAGCGGGATTGAGCCGGCTGATATCATCAGCAGTAGCTAAAAGAATATCTTTGATCTCGCCGGCTTTGGCGCCGGGATTGATCCCTTCCAACAGCGCCAAAACGCCCACTACTACCGGCGTGGCCATTGAAGTTCCCGACCAATAACCGCTGTAATATTGATCCAGAGCGGTATTATTGATTTGCTGGGTCGGCGCGTACACGGCTGTGCTGAAAAAACCGACCCCGGGAGCGGCCAGATCCACGCATCTTGAACCATAGCTGGAAAAAACCGCCTTTTGATCGATCGCGTCGGTCGCGGCCACGCCGATCACCATATTATTTTCGCCGTCATCGCAGGCCGGATACATCGGAGTTTCGTCAAGATTATATCCCTGGCCTTGTGACTCTTCGTTTCCTGCCGCCGCCACCACGATCACGCCGGCGTTATAAGCGCGGGTGATCGCCTCATAAAGAGCGCGGCTGTAATCCAACCCGACAAAACTCAAATTAATGATCGCGGCTTTATTATTGATGGCATAATCGATGGCTCTGACCACATCGGAAGTCCGCCCTTCGCCTTTGTCGTCCAAAACTTTTAACGGCATGATCTTCGCCTGCCAGGTGATGCCGCTGATCCCTTTGCCGTTATTGCCGACCGCGGCAATGATCCCGGCCACGATCGTGCCGTGCATCACGCCAGCTTCGGTTAAACCGTCTTCGAATTTCGGCGAGGGATCAGGCACGTTATTCACAAAATCCCAGCCGTTATAATCGTCGATAAATCCGTTATGATCGTCATCAATCCCGTTGCCCGGGATCTCACCGGAATTTTTCCAGATATTGGCGGCGAGGTCAGGATGATTAATTTGGACGCCGGTATCGATCACCGCGATGACCACATTGGGAGTTTCCCGGATCCTGTCCCAAGCCAGCGGCGCGCGAATCCGCTCCAGATACCATTGTTTGGAATAATTGGGATCGGAAGGAATTACCGAGGCATGATAGACATAATTCGGCTCGGCATATTCCACGTCGCTCTTCTTTTGATAGAACGACAAAAAATCATCAAGCTTAACGCCAACCGGCACCTTAACTGCCGCCGGCTCCGCGGAACTTTTATATTTAACTAAAATTTCATTATTTCCGTCTTGCTTGGCAGAAGCGGCGATGTTGATATTTTTACCATTACTTTGCCCGCTTTCCCCAGCCGAAGAATCGTGAAAAAAACAAAATCCGCCGATCAAGACGAGAAAAAGATAATACACAAAAAATCGGACTATTTTCTTAGCCATATTAATTTTATTATATCATAAGAAAAAAGACTTTACTAATGGATTTTTGACCTTTTTCTCCAATAAAAAAAGGCCAGTAAACTTACTGACCTTTATCATGTTACCGGCAATCCGGTCTTATTGATTTTGATTCTTCCAACGCTCATCAACCCTGGGCTTGATAAAATGAGTCATTAAGGAAACGATCAGATCCAGATCGACCGGCTTCTTCAAGGTTACGTCTATCCGGTCGAAATAATCACTCGGTACAGCCTTGGGGAAGCCCCCGGTAACGACGATGATTCCACCTTTATATCCGTAACTAATCAGACTGTCAACCACGTCCCAGGCATATCCATCGCCCAGATTACCGTCAAGAACGACGGCATCAAGCAAGCGGATGTTACTCAGGGTGCAAAATGCTTTTGCCCCCGCCGCGGATTCGGCGAGAAGAATTTCATGTGTCGGAAACGCGCTTTGAAACAATGTTGAATATATTTCCCTCATTCCCATTTCGTCATCGGCAGCCAAAATTTTTCCGTTTTCCATGTCGCCCTCCTCTACTTATGGTTAAAGAAATGATATAAAAAACAATTTTAGTGGAAAAGAAAATATACCACAACGGTTAAAAAAAGTCAATAGCAAGGCTTTTAACCATTCCCCGTCAGAATTCGCAAGGTTTCCCGGGCGCACTTTTCCCAGCTGAATTCCTTGGCCCGGTTCAATCCTTTAGCGACAAGCTCGGCGCGCAAAGCCGGGTCAGTGATGATTTTTTCCATCGCTTGAGCCAATTCTTCCTTGTCGCGCGGATCGAAATATAGCGCGGCATCGCCCGCCACTTCCCGCAAAACCGGAATGTCGGACGCCACCGTCGGCACGCCGCAGGCCAGAGCCTGCAAGATCGTGACGCCAAAACCTTCATGCAAAGAAGGCAAAATATAAGCGCTGGCGCCATTAAAGATATAAGGAATATCTTCTTCCGCGGTCCAGCCGGGCATGATCACCTCATTATGCAAACCGAATTCGTGGATAATATATTTTATTTCATCAGAGCCGTAACTGGCATCGCCGATCAATACTAATTTTTCCGGAAGGCCGGGATGATGATGTTTTAATTTTACGAATGCTTCCAGCAGCAGCGGCGTATTTTTTTTCTTTTCCAATCGGCCGACATACAATAAATATGGCCGGGCAATCCCGTATTTGTTCAAAATTTTGGCGATCTGATCATGATCATTGATCTTTTTATAGAACAGATCGTTGAAGCCGTTATGAATGACCGTGATCTTTTTCTCCACGCATTTGTACATCTTTAATATTTCGGCGCGGGTGAATTGGGAAACGGTGATTATTTTGGTCGAATGTTTCAAGGAATAAACAGTCGACCAATTAAGATAATCAGTGGAAGTGGCCCCGTATTTTCCCAGCGTGAAAAAACGGACGATAAGATTTATCACCCGCCTGCCCCGCCCCTTTTCCGGACCAAGCTTATTTTCTTCATAAAGAGCCGCTTCTCTTTTAAAGGCGACGTCGTGGATCGTATTGACCGTTATCTTCGGCCGCAGCAAGGGGATGCCGTGGGCCGGAATGAATAAAACATCAGGCTTGGCCAAAAGCATCTCGAGCGAAAGCCGGCCCAGGGTCCAAAAATAAGTAAAAGGCCAATGTAAAATTTTGGCCTTGAAATTATTGTGGGGGCTTTTAACGATTTGATAGCCGTCTTGGTCGTATTCCGGGTGAAAATTATTTTTTTCTTGCCCGATGAAATCAAGCGTCGTCAAATCGGCCAGATCGGCTGCCAGCGGTTGATCGGTATATAGAATGAATTGGTTATCCTTATCCAGCCGGGCAAAATATTTGATCAGATAATAAGAATACCATTCCGTGCCGCTTTTATGAGCTCTGTTGGCGCGCGAGGCGTCGATGCCGATGATCATTTCACGTAACACATAGCACATAACACATAACACAAGTCAAAAACTGTTATGTGTTATGTGATATGTGTTATGAAAATTTATTTGGTGGCCAAAATAGAACGCTTATAAGAATCCAGATTATCCAGCGCGATGCCGGTTCCTTTGGCGACGCAGAGCAGAGGCTCATCGGCGATATAAACCGGCACGCCAATCGTGCGCGAGACGAGCTGATCAATATTTCGGAGCAGTGAACTGCCGCCGGCCATCACAATTCCTTTGTCCATGATATCGGCTGACAATTCCGGCGAAGTATCGTTCAAGACTTTTTTAATCGCCGCGATGATCGCTTCTAATTCATTTTGGATCGCCTCGGTGACGTCGTCGCTGATCACGTTGATGCTCCGCGGCAAACCAGACACCACATCCCGGCCGCGGACTTCCATGGTCAATTTATTTTTCAGATACAGCGCGGCGCCGACATTGATCTTTATTTCTTCGGCCGTGCGCTCGCCGATCGAGAGATTATATTTGCGGCGGATATGTTCGGTAATAGCCACGTCAAATTTGTTGCCGCCGACTTTAACGGAATTGACGCAAACAATGCCGCCCAAAGAGATAACGGCCATTTCCGCGGTACCGCCGCCGATGTCCACGATCATATGGCCGGAAGACGAACCGATCGGAATATCCGCGCCGATCGCGGCCGCGATCGGTTCCTTGATGATGTAAGCGGCTTTGGCGCCGGCGGAGATTGTCGCTTCGATGACAGCCCGGCGCTCGGTGGAAGAGATTCCGGCCGGCACGGCGACCATCACTTCCGGACGGAACAGCCGAAAATTTCCCAAAGTCTTATTGATGAAATATCTCAACATCGCCTCGGTCGTGCGGTAATCGGCGATCACCCCGTCCTTCAGCGGCTTGACGGCGATGATATTGTCCGGCGTCCGCCCGAGCATTTCCTTGGCTTCGTTGCCCACAGCCAAAATCTTCCGATCATCGATCGAAACCGCAACCACGCTTGGTTCGTTAATTACAATACCCTTCCGGGGCAGATGCACCAGGGTATATGTCGTTCCGAGATCGATTCCTATGCTCTTAATAAACATGATTAAAATTTTTGATTTTTGAATTTTTAAATAATTTTTCAATGACCAAATTTTTAAAAATTTAAAAATTGAAGCCTTATTTCAAAATTCAAAATTGAAAATTTCAGCCAAAGGCTGATCAGCCGCTGGCTGAAAAAATTTTGCTTTATTTAAAAATTATAAAATTCAAAAATTAAAAATTAACGTTAAACTCTTTGTCCGTTTCCAATGTCGAATTCCAGATAATGTCGTAACCATTTACATTTACGCCGTCAACGGGATTGTATGATTTTATCGCAGTTGGAGCCATTACGTCAACTTTCACGGTTTGAACCATATTGCCCGGCTGTTTTTGCAAATAAAGCTGATAATTTCCTTGGGAAAATTGGTCGGCCAGATTGGCAGGTAATTTATAAGAAATGTTCAAAGTGGTGCTTTTGCCCAAACGAACATTTAATAATCCCGGCACGACCGTCTTGCCGAATTCGTCATAAGTTTTGTCCAAGACGGTAAATCCGGTCGCGCTGGTTATTTCGCTCCCTTCCGGCAGATAAATCCGGGCGTAATCTTTATAATCGCTGGTCCGCCAGTCCGCCTTGCCGGTATTGGCATAGGTAATTTTTAAATCAGCGTAAAGCCCGTCGGATTTTTGTCTGACTTGATAATTAATATTCCTCCGCATTACCGCATCGGTTTTCAATGAGGCCATGTTGGCATCAACCAGCATTAAATAATCACCGGGCACTGATTTAATCTCGCCGCCGGCGCCCAAACTTGCCACCAATCCTTCATGGTAATCATCAGGCAGATAGGCCAGAATATTTTTTTGCTTGACCGCTTCATTGACCTTGGCTAGCGCCGCCGGCCACTGGCTGTAATCCAGATTAAAAAGTTTGGTTTTCATTTCCGCGAGTATCTTGCCGATAATTTCCTTGCGCTGCCAGGAAGTGACATTCTGCGCCGCCAGATCCTGCTCGACTTTGTATTGCAGGAGGGCGGTAAAATTATCCTTGGTAAATTGCTCGCCATTAACGGTGATCGGCCCGGTTAACCCCAAAAGTGACGTCACAAACTCGGGCGTAACGGCGATCACGCCGTTAAAATCGCCGTTAAAATCATTGATTTGATTCTTGGCCGGCAAAAGATTATTTTCCTTGTTATAAAACCAGATTATTTGCGCGGCGGAAGTCGGCCAATCCGGCGACCAATTGGCATCGCGCATATACCAGGTCGGATTAAGATATTTTTTGATCGGATCGGGCGGCATGATCGAGAGCAAATGCAGGGCCTCCATCGGCTGATCCATATGATAAATATCATGCGAATCAAAACGCGCCACGTCGCCATTTTCGGTTTGTAAAATTCCATAGGTTCCCAAAAAACCGCCGGTGGGGCGCAACTCGGTATTATTCTCGAAGAGGACCAAAAAAGTGGATTTAGCCGGATAACCGAAAAATTCCGGCGCCAGCTGCGACACCAGAGCCGCCTCGGATAAAAGTTTGGAAGCTTCGATCAGTTTGCTTTTCGCCTGCTTAAGCTGCCCTTGGAACGGAGCAAGAAATCCGTCCGCTTCGACCTTATCCAAATTCAGCAAAGCCAAATCCAGATCAGCCTTAAGCCCGTTCAATTCCGGACCGGATTCAAAGATCGATTTTAACAAAGCTTGCTTTTGCGCCGTGGAAAATTGAGAAAAATTAGTGCCGAATTTTCCGCCCATGATCCCGTCCCATTGCGTGCCGAGCTTTGCCGCCTCATTCAACGCCCGGCTGATCACCCCGGCACTCGCCACCAAAGAATCAAGATCAGCCAATTCTTTTTGCCCCAAGTTAAGATTTTTAAAGATCGGGTTGGCGCGCAACGCCGCCAGTTCGCCCGCTAACGCGGTAAAAGAATTTTCCGCCGCCAATGAATCATCGCCCATGGCGCTGAAATTTTTCTCCTGCGCCGCATTAAGCGAATTCTGCAAATCGGCTTTGCCCGAGGCGGCCAGATCATAAAGACCCTTAAATTGAAAAAATAAAATTCCCGCCAATACCGATCCCAAAACAAAAATGACGATTAAAAAGACCGCCAGATATTTTAAAAACGATAAAACCGAGCGGCGGCTTTGGCGCTTTTGATGCCAATGCAAAGTCTCCACCAGGCTGGCGATATTTTCATGGCCGGTAAGGAAATCGATTTTTTTATGTTTTGGTTTTCTTTGAAAAAACATACGGAATATAACACAAATACTGCAAATTATGCGCGAATACTACGAACCCTGCGAACCGAATCCCGCCGCAGCGGAATTATCAGCCTGTTCGTTATATTCGGATATTTCGTAGGTTCGGATTATAATTTTTAACTCTTTTATTATAATTGATTTTCCCGTTTTTGGCAAGCATTTTTAAAAAGCGCCGATCACTTTTTTTCCATCAGCCAGACATAAGCGGGGCGATTAGCAACCCCGGGCCATTCCCTGACTTTGACAAAACCTTGCGCTTGAAGCCAGCTTTCGGCGATTAACGGCACGGCGGGAAAAGCTCCCTCGCCGTCGGAAACGAGCAAAAAAATTCTCCGGCTGTTTCCTAAAAAACCCGCAAGCTGGACGATATTGGCCTGATCGGTGGTCGGATAAACATTCGTCTTGATCGTCGTGCGCAAGAGATCGTTGCCGCGATATTTTTCGTCCAAAGGCGCGGCGGCCGGCAATTTTCCCCGATAATAAAAATCCAGCGGCAAGAGATCGAAGTAAAGCGCCGCAGCTATTTTATCGCCCGGACGTTCGTTCTGGCTGATAAAATCGGCCGCTCCTTTCCAGCTGGCATTGTCGATCGTCACCACCGAAAAGGCCCAAAAAGACATAATCGACAACAGGCAAAAAAGACCAATCAGCGCGACCCGCAAATATCGATCCGCCATTGACCAGCCATAACCAAGAATCAAAAACAAGCCGATCGCCGGAATTATCGCGTAACGCAAAACAAAAAGCTTGGTGAGGAACAGCCCGAAAAAGGAAAGGAAAAAAACCAGCCAGCAAAAAAAAGCGCCGGAGGAAAAATAAGTTCGCAATCGCAGGCCCTGCTTCCGGTCCAGGCTGATGGCGGCGAAAGAGCAGAAGCCCAAAATCGCCAGCAGAGAAAAAGCCAGCAGATTAAAAAAATATCCGTCAAACGGAGTTAAAAACTTTATCGAATCGAGCGCGATAATAAACCAAGGCTCGATCTGGCCGCTGATGTGGAAATACCAGGCGTCGCTTCTTAATCCGCTCAAGCGCGACTGCCAAAAATTCCAAAACCACAGCCCGTAAGCGGCAAAAATGATTAAAAATGGAAGGACAAATTTAGCCAACAGCGGCTTAAGCTCACTTTGTTTGGTCAGCCAAAGATAAGCCAGATAAACCGCATCGATGGCGAACAATAATCCCGCGGTTAAGTGTGTGAACAGCGCCGCCAGAGTGAAAAAAGTGAACAGCGCCGCGTTAACGGGAGTTTGCCGGCTGTGCGATTTGGTCAGCTTGAGAAAAAATAAAAAGGAAAGGGTCGCCAGCAAAAATAACATTGTGTTCATTCTGACCCAAATCCCATAATAACAAAAATAAGAAGAAAAGGCGTAAAGAGCGGCGGCGGCCAATCCGGCCATGCCTTTAGCAAAAACTTCTTTGCCTAAAAGATACAAAGCAATGATGGTTAATAGGCTCAAAAAAATCGAAGACAGATGAGCGGAAACTTCTGTCGCGCCGAATAGCACCAGCCAAAAATGCAGAAAATAATAATGCAGCGGCGGGTGCATTTCCCATTGGACATATGACCAAATCTGGCCCAACGGCTTGGCAGCCACCGAGAAGGAAACCGTTTCATCAAAAGTAAAGCTGGTTAAAAAGCCCATCAGCCAAAGCCGCAATCCCAAACCGGCCGCGATGATCAAAGTCAGCCAAAACCAATCTTTCTTGACAATTGATTTATCCAAAATAAATTTATTCATGATCGTTTCGCGTTGCGCCAATTACCAAAT encodes the following:
- a CDS encoding glycosyltransferase family 39 protein produces the protein MNKFILDKSIVKKDWFWLTLIIAAGLGLRLWLMGFLTSFTFDETVSFSVAAKPLGQIWSYVQWEMHPPLHYYFLHFWLVLFGATEVSAHLSSIFLSLLTIIALYLLGKEVFAKGMAGLAAAALYAFSSYFCYYGIWVRMNTMLFLLATLSFLFFLKLTKSHSRQTPVNAALFTFFTLAALFTHLTAGLLFAIDAVYLAYLWLTKQSELKPLLAKFVLPFLIIFAAYGLWFWNFWQSRLSGLRSDAWYFHISGQIEPWFIIALDSIKFLTPFDGYFFNLLAFSLLAILGFCSFAAISLDRKQGLRLRTYFSSGAFFCWLVFFLSFFGLFLTKLFVLRYAIIPAIGLFLILGYGWSMADRYLRVALIGLFCLLSIMSFWAFSVVTIDNASWKGAADFISQNERPGDKIAAALYFDLLPLDFYYRGKLPAAAPLDEKYRGNDLLRTTIKTNVYPTTDQANIVQLAGFLGNSRRIFLLVSDGEGAFPAVPLIAESWLQAQGFVKVREWPGVANRPAYVWLMEKK